Proteins from a single region of Stutzerimonas stutzeri:
- a CDS encoding GntR family transcriptional regulator, which translates to MLDTLELHPSAQQLDSGTLAEHVFRLIQAAIVKGEIAPGSKISEPELARTYGISRGPLREAIHRLEGQKLLVRVPHVGARVVSLSHAELIELYEIRESLEGMACRLAAERMTDDEIEDLRRVLSTHERDEAFQAGVGYYQQEGDFDFHYRIIQGSGNRTLAKLLCDELYQLVRMYRIQFSTTPNRPHQAFAEHHRILDAIAERDGELAELLMRRHIAASKRNVERHFKGVLEQTPHERGNA; encoded by the coding sequence ATGCTGGATACTCTTGAGCTTCATCCATCTGCGCAACAGCTCGACAGTGGCACGCTGGCCGAGCACGTGTTTCGCCTTATCCAGGCTGCCATCGTCAAAGGCGAAATTGCTCCGGGTAGCAAGATCTCAGAGCCGGAGCTGGCGCGTACCTATGGCATCAGCCGCGGGCCGCTGCGCGAGGCGATCCACCGATTGGAAGGACAGAAGCTGCTGGTTCGCGTGCCGCATGTTGGCGCCCGGGTGGTCTCACTCAGTCATGCCGAGCTGATCGAACTCTACGAAATTCGAGAATCCCTGGAAGGCATGGCCTGCCGCCTTGCGGCCGAGCGCATGACCGATGACGAGATTGAGGATCTGCGCCGGGTACTCAGCACCCACGAGCGCGATGAAGCTTTCCAGGCCGGCGTCGGCTACTACCAGCAGGAAGGTGACTTCGACTTCCATTACCGGATTATCCAGGGCAGCGGCAACCGCACACTGGCCAAGCTGCTGTGCGACGAGCTCTATCAGCTGGTGCGCATGTACCGCATCCAGTTCTCCACCACGCCAAACCGGCCGCATCAGGCCTTCGCCGAACACCATCGAATTCTCGACGCCATCGCCGAACGCGATGGCGAGTTGGCGGAGCTGCTGATGCGCCGCCATATCGCCGCTTCAAAACGAAATGTGGAACGCCATTTCAAGGGCGTTCTTGAGCAAACACCACATGAAAGGGGTAATGCATGA
- the prpB gene encoding methylisocitrate lyase yields MTLPSAGQRFRDAVASEHPLQVVGAINANHALLAKRAGFKAIYLSGGGVAAGSLGLPDLGITGLDDVLTDVRRITDVCDLPLLVDVDTGFGSSAFNVARTVKSMIKFGAAAIHIEDQVGAKRCGHRPNKEIVSQQEMVDRIKAAVDARTDDSFVIMARTDALAVEGLNSALDRAAACIEAGADMIFPEAITELAMYKTFADRVKAPILANITEFGATPLYTTEELASVDVSLVLYPLSAFRAMNKAAENVYTALRRDGTQKNVIDTMQTRMELYDRINYHTFEQHLDALFAQKKS; encoded by the coding sequence ATGACTCTTCCTTCTGCCGGTCAGCGTTTCCGTGACGCCGTGGCCAGTGAGCACCCGCTGCAGGTAGTCGGCGCGATCAACGCCAACCATGCGCTGTTGGCCAAGCGTGCCGGCTTCAAGGCCATCTATCTGTCCGGCGGCGGCGTCGCGGCCGGCTCGCTGGGCTTGCCGGATCTTGGCATCACCGGGCTGGACGATGTTCTGACCGACGTGCGTCGCATCACCGATGTCTGCGATCTGCCGCTGCTGGTTGATGTCGACACCGGCTTCGGCTCCTCGGCGTTCAACGTGGCGCGTACCGTCAAGTCGATGATCAAGTTCGGCGCGGCGGCGATTCATATCGAGGATCAGGTCGGCGCCAAGCGTTGCGGCCATCGGCCGAACAAGGAAATCGTCTCCCAGCAGGAGATGGTCGACCGCATCAAGGCCGCCGTCGATGCACGTACTGACGACAGTTTCGTGATCATGGCGCGTACCGATGCGCTGGCGGTGGAAGGTCTGAACTCCGCGCTGGATCGTGCTGCGGCTTGCATCGAGGCGGGGGCGGACATGATTTTCCCCGAGGCCATCACCGAGCTGGCGATGTACAAGACCTTCGCCGACCGGGTGAAGGCGCCGATCCTGGCCAACATTACCGAATTCGGCGCCACGCCGTTGTACACCACCGAAGAGCTGGCCAGCGTCGACGTCTCCCTGGTGCTCTACCCGCTGTCGGCGTTCCGAGCCATGAACAAGGCGGCGGAAAACGTCTACACCGCGCTGCGCCGTGACGGCACACAGAAGAATGTAATCGACACCATGCAAACCCGCATGGAGCTCTACGATCGCATCAACTATCACACGTTCGAGCAGCACCTCGACGCGCTGTTCGCCCAGAAGAAGAGCTGA
- the prpC gene encoding bifunctional 2-methylcitrate synthase/citrate synthase: protein MAEAKVLSGAGLRGQIAGQTALCTVGKTGAGLTYRGYDVRDLAAECDFEEVAYLLFYGELPNTQQLADYKNRLKTMRDLPQALKEVLERIPASAHPMDVMRTGSSVLGTLEPELSFDQQRDVAERLMAAFPAIMCYWYRFTHDGVRINCTSDEETLGGHFLALLHDKKPSDLHVKVMNVSLILYAEHEFNASTFTARVCASTLSDLYSCVTGAIGSLRGPLHGGANEAAMDMIEQWKSPEEAREAILGMLERKDKIMGFGHAIYSVSDPRNEVIKVWAKKLADEVGDTVLYPVSVAVDETMWEQKKLFPNADFYHASAYHFMGIPTKLFTPIFVCSRVTGWASHVFEQRSNNRIIRPSAEYIGPEQRKVAPIAQR from the coding sequence ATGGCTGAAGCAAAAGTTTTGAGCGGCGCGGGCCTGCGCGGACAGATCGCCGGACAGACCGCCCTGTGTACCGTGGGCAAGACCGGTGCCGGGTTGACGTATCGCGGTTACGACGTGCGCGACCTGGCGGCCGAGTGTGATTTCGAGGAAGTGGCCTACCTGCTGTTCTACGGTGAGCTGCCGAACACCCAGCAGCTGGCCGATTACAAGAATCGTCTGAAGACCATGCGCGACCTGCCGCAGGCACTTAAGGAAGTATTGGAGCGCATTCCGGCAAGCGCTCATCCGATGGATGTCATGCGCACCGGTTCATCCGTTCTCGGCACGCTGGAGCCGGAGCTCAGCTTCGACCAGCAGCGCGACGTGGCCGAGCGCCTGATGGCCGCTTTCCCGGCGATCATGTGCTACTGGTATCGCTTCACTCACGACGGTGTGCGCATCAACTGCACCAGCGACGAAGAGACCCTGGGCGGTCATTTCCTCGCGCTGCTGCACGACAAGAAGCCGAGCGACCTGCACGTCAAGGTCATGAACGTCTCGCTGATCCTCTACGCCGAGCACGAGTTCAACGCCTCGACCTTCACCGCCCGTGTCTGCGCTTCGACGCTGTCCGATCTCTATTCCTGTGTGACCGGTGCCATCGGTTCGCTGCGCGGCCCGCTGCATGGCGGCGCCAACGAAGCAGCGATGGACATGATCGAACAGTGGAAGAGTCCGGAAGAAGCACGCGAAGCGATCCTCGGCATGCTCGAGCGCAAGGACAAGATCATGGGCTTCGGCCACGCGATCTATAGCGTTTCCGACCCGCGCAACGAGGTCATCAAGGTCTGGGCCAAGAAGCTCGCTGACGAAGTGGGCGATACCGTGCTCTATCCGGTCTCGGTGGCTGTCGACGAAACCATGTGGGAGCAGAAGAAGCTCTTCCCGAACGCCGATTTCTACCACGCCTCCGCCTATCACTTCATGGGCATCCCCACCAAGCTGTTCACGCCGATCTTCGTCTGCTCGCGCGTTACCGGCTGGGCGTCCCATGTGTTCGAACAACGCAGCAACAACCGGATCATTCGGCCGAGTGCCGAGTACATCGGTCCGGAGCAGCGCAAGGTTGCCCCGATCGCCCAGCGCTGA
- the acnD gene encoding Fe/S-dependent 2-methylisocitrate dehydratase AcnD — translation MNTEHRKPLPGTGLDYFDTREAIEAIQPGAYDKLPYTSRVLAEQLVRRCEPEALTDSLKQIIERKRDLDFPWYPARVVCHDILGQTALVDLAGLRDAIAEQGGDPAKVNPVVPTQLIVDHSLAVEFAGFDPDAFEKNRAVEERRNEDRFHFIEWTKTAFKNVDVIPAGNGIMHQINLEKMSPVIQARGGVAFPDTCVGTDSHTPHVDALGVIAIGVGGLEAETVMLGLPSMMRLPDIVGVRLTGKRQPGITATDIVLALTEFLRKERVVGAWVEFFGEGADSLTIGDRATISNMCPEYGATASMFYIDQQTIDYLKLTGREPEQVALVEQYAKETGLWATALEGAEYERVLEFDLSSVVRNMAGPSNPHKRLPTSALHERGIADEDKLAAARAEEAEGLLPDGAVIIAAITSCTNTSNPRNVVAAGLLAKKANELGLVRKPWVKTSFAPGSKVAKLYLEEAGLLSELEKLGFGIVAYACTTCNGMSGALDPVIQQEIIERDLYATAVLSGNRNFDGRIHPYAKQAFLASPPLVVAYAIAGTVRFDIEQDVLGTDKNGNPITLKDLWPSDEEIDAIVASSVKPEQFKQIYIPMFDLGTIEDAKSPLYDWRPMSTYIRRPPYWEGALAGERTLKGMRPLAILPDNITTDHLSPSNAILPDSAAGEYLAKMGLPEEDFNSYATHRGDHLTAQRATFANPQLVNEMAVVDGKVQKGSLARVEPEGQVMRMWEAIETYMNRKQNLIIVAGADYGQGSSRDWAAKGVRLAGVEVIVAEGFERIHRTNLVGMGVLPVEFKPGTTRLTLGLDGTETYDIEGALSPRCDLTLVVHRKNGEETRVPVTCRLDTAAEVSVYQAGGVLQRFAKDFLGQA, via the coding sequence ATGAATACAGAACACCGCAAACCTCTGCCAGGCACTGGGCTTGACTACTTCGACACCCGTGAGGCGATCGAAGCCATCCAGCCGGGTGCCTACGACAAGCTGCCCTATACCTCCCGCGTCCTGGCCGAACAGCTGGTGCGTCGCTGTGAGCCCGAAGCGTTGACCGATTCGCTGAAGCAGATCATCGAGCGCAAACGCGATCTGGACTTTCCCTGGTATCCGGCTCGTGTAGTCTGCCATGACATCCTCGGCCAGACCGCGCTGGTCGATCTCGCCGGCCTGCGCGATGCGATTGCGGAGCAGGGCGGCGACCCGGCGAAGGTCAACCCGGTGGTGCCGACCCAGCTGATCGTCGACCACTCGCTGGCGGTTGAATTTGCAGGCTTCGACCCGGATGCGTTTGAGAAGAACCGTGCCGTCGAGGAGCGCCGCAACGAGGACCGCTTCCACTTCATCGAGTGGACCAAGACCGCGTTCAAGAACGTCGACGTGATCCCGGCCGGCAACGGCATCATGCACCAGATCAATCTGGAGAAGATGTCGCCGGTGATTCAAGCCCGTGGCGGCGTGGCCTTTCCGGACACCTGCGTGGGTACCGACTCGCACACCCCGCACGTCGATGCGCTGGGTGTGATCGCCATCGGCGTTGGCGGCTTGGAGGCCGAAACCGTGATGCTCGGTCTGCCTTCAATGATGCGCCTGCCTGACATCGTCGGCGTACGTCTGACCGGCAAGCGTCAGCCTGGCATCACCGCCACCGATATCGTCCTCGCGCTGACTGAGTTCCTGCGCAAGGAACGTGTGGTCGGAGCTTGGGTCGAGTTCTTCGGCGAAGGCGCCGACAGCCTGACCATCGGCGATCGCGCGACCATCTCCAACATGTGTCCGGAATACGGCGCCACCGCTTCGATGTTCTACATCGATCAGCAGACCATCGATTACCTCAAGCTGACCGGTCGCGAGCCGGAGCAGGTTGCGCTCGTCGAGCAGTACGCCAAGGAAACGGGCCTGTGGGCGACGGCTCTGGAAGGCGCCGAATACGAGCGCGTGCTCGAATTCGACCTGTCCAGCGTGGTGCGCAACATGGCGGGCCCGTCCAACCCGCACAAGCGTCTGCCGACCTCCGCGCTGCACGAGCGAGGCATCGCCGACGAAGACAAGCTGGCTGCAGCGCGCGCCGAAGAGGCCGAAGGTCTGCTGCCCGATGGTGCGGTGATCATTGCCGCTATCACCAGCTGCACCAACACCTCCAACCCGCGCAACGTGGTGGCCGCCGGCCTACTGGCGAAAAAGGCCAACGAGTTGGGCCTGGTGCGCAAGCCTTGGGTGAAGACGTCCTTCGCGCCGGGTTCCAAGGTCGCCAAGCTGTACCTGGAAGAGGCTGGGCTGCTCAGCGAGCTGGAAAAACTCGGTTTCGGCATCGTCGCCTACGCCTGCACCACCTGTAACGGCATGTCCGGTGCGCTGGACCCGGTGATCCAGCAGGAAATCATCGAGCGCGACCTGTACGCCACTGCAGTTCTCTCCGGTAACCGCAACTTCGATGGCCGTATCCACCCTTATGCCAAGCAGGCCTTCCTTGCCTCGCCGCCGCTGGTGGTCGCGTACGCCATCGCCGGTACCGTGCGTTTCGATATCGAGCAGGACGTGCTGGGCACCGACAAGAACGGCAATCCGATCACCCTGAAAGACCTCTGGCCGTCCGACGAGGAGATCGACGCCATTGTCGCGTCCTCGGTGAAGCCCGAGCAGTTCAAGCAGATCTACATCCCGATGTTCGATCTGGGCACCATCGAGGATGCCAAGAGCCCGCTATACGACTGGCGTCCGATGTCCACCTACATCCGTCGTCCGCCGTACTGGGAAGGCGCGTTGGCTGGCGAGCGCACACTGAAAGGCATGCGTCCGCTGGCGATCCTGCCGGACAACATCACCACCGATCACCTGTCGCCATCCAATGCCATCCTGCCGGATTCGGCGGCGGGCGAGTACCTGGCCAAAATGGGCCTGCCGGAGGAGGACTTCAATTCCTACGCAACCCATCGCGGCGATCACTTGACCGCACAGCGCGCCACCTTCGCCAACCCGCAGCTGGTCAACGAAATGGCCGTGGTCGATGGCAAGGTGCAGAAGGGCTCGCTGGCCCGTGTCGAGCCGGAAGGCCAGGTCATGCGCATGTGGGAAGCCATCGAAACCTACATGAATCGCAAGCAGAACCTGATCATCGTCGCCGGTGCCGACTATGGCCAGGGCAGCTCGCGTGACTGGGCGGCCAAGGGCGTGCGTCTGGCCGGCGTGGAAGTGATCGTCGCCGAAGGCTTCGAGCGCATCCACCGTACCAACCTGGTGGGTATGGGCGTGCTGCCGGTCGAGTTCAAGCCGGGCACCACCCGCCTGACCCTCGGCCTTGACGGCACCGAAACCTACGACATCGAAGGCGCACTGTCGCCGCGTTGCGATCTGACCCTGGTCGTGCATCGCAAGAATGGGGAAGAGACCCGCGTGCCGGTCACGTGCCGCCTCGACACCGCGGCCGAGGTCAGCGTCTACCAGGCCGGTGGCGTACTGCAGCGCTTCGCCAAGGATTTCCTCGGCCAGGCCTGA